DNA from Triticum aestivum cultivar Chinese Spring chromosome 7D, IWGSC CS RefSeq v2.1, whole genome shotgun sequence:
TCTGCCTCTCGATCATAAGCCCCTACACACTGTGCTGCACTGTTTCGGCCCTCTCACAAAAGGGGCTTAAGATCAAAGGCAGAccaacaggggggggggggggggttatcatCAAATCCCCCCCTATCCCTCAAAGCTTCCATGGAGAAGGTGTCAGACACGGGCGATCCCTCAACAGCGGCGACCCCCGCCGCAGCCAACCTGTTTCAGCCGCGGAGAGCCGCCGTGCTGGTCTGCCTCTTCCACGACGCTGCCGGCGAGCTCCGTGTCCTCCTCACCAAGCGCGCTTCCTCACTCTCCACCCACTCCGGTGAGCAGCTCGCTCGCTTCTTCGTGGCAGCTTTTGATCGATCCGAATCGTGGCGCCCCGGTAAAAAAATTTAGGGGAATGTCGGTGTATGCGCAAGTTGGGGTTCAGGGGCTGAAGCATCCTACATTTCGCTTTCAGGTTCGATTTTACGGTCCATAGGTGTCTGAATTGCTATTTCGCTTTTGTACTCCGAATTTTATCAAGGGGAATTCAAGCGAAGAATTCGGCTTCTGGTTGGAAGTTGAAGCAGAATCTAGTTGAAAGCGTTGGTGTTTAGCAGCATTCAGAATTCAGATGTTTGTACTGCTGAGCCCATACGGGTTTTAATCTAGTAAACTACGTATAACGACTGTTGTTTATCATTAATCTTAATTCATTGGCTCCCGGTTCTTCTAGCAAGCTCTTTAAATATTCCTTGCGAGTAGGTATACTACCATGGTGTTCAGTTACTTTATGCTACCATGATGTTTTGTCTCTTATTAGACCAGGTAAGTACAGTGGCCTAGATATTTAGAACTTGTTATGTACATGGGCTAAGCACACACATGCTGGTCCTGAGGTTTTGGTTAGTGCAGCACGATTTGGAGAAATCCCTTGGTATATAAAATCTGATAGTCCCTTGGTAAATATGCATTCTACATCATTCTAATTTAATAGTCGCCATTTGAATCATTTTAGTGTATATGAATATTTTCCCCCAGAAAAGGCTACAAGTTCCATAATATACTGCAAAAATCTTAAGGTTCCTACTAATACCCAATATTCTTACAAGAAAATTTAGATTTTTAACCTAGCTCTCTGTTCAGCGCTGGTTTGGCTTGTCTTAGCTTTTATATTTGAACAATCAAGTTAACAAATGGATGCCAACCCAGACACGAGCTTGATAAACCCTGTCTGATTTTGTTTTCCCCATTTGAGATTTGCAGGGGAGGTTGCATTGCCCGGAGGAAAGGCAGAGGAGGGTGATGCTGATGATGCAGCAACGGCATTAAGGGAGGCAAAGGAGGAGATTGGGCTTGATCCAACCTTGGTCACTGTCGTCTCCTCGCTTGAGCACTTCTTGTCCAAGGTAAAATGTCTATGGGTTCTCGCTTATACCCCTACTCAAAAAATCACATCGTACAGCAGGACAGATTATTTAAGTGCATCACTGAAAGGCATGttagtttcttttcttcttcttaaacTTCAAAAAAACGCATGCATCCAGCTAAGATTTAGGATATGCTTATTACTTATAGATGTTTTGAGGATCATGTAGCAGGCTGTTCTTTACAGTCCTCTTTTGCTGGATAGAATGTTATCTTTTTGTCCTTTTCATATCTCAAATTAATGTCATGAGCTCTCTTGGAAAGTTGCATAGCAAGTGAAACATTAATCTGAAAGATGAAAAAAATTGACTGTAATTTGAAATGGACCAAAAGTGTACCACAATTTAACTTGGGGCTAGGCAGCTTGTTTAGGTCGTATATGTTATCTTTTGCTTTTCAAGGTGGTGCACGTGATCATTTTTGCATTCTTAATGGTCTTGTTTATGATTTGATTGCACTAAGGATTGTGTTACAATCTAGGCACTGTTTTTGATGTTATGTAACACATGTGGCCTTTGACCGCACTTGTCACATGCCTCTGAAGATTACTTTAATTCTGCCATTTCATTACATGATGTTGATGTGAAATATATAGAAGAAAATAATGCTAATTTCTCGATGAATAATATAAAGTCAACTTCCTAGAATTGAAATGCATATCACCTGCTGCAGAGGAAGCCTTGTTTCATCACTGAATTCGTTGTAGTAAAATGGCTAAGACATAGGCCTTAGGCCAGGAGCTCCCTTTGTTTTGTCTCTTAGCACTTTCCAAGCCCACTACAAATTATTGTGCCTCTCACCGTTTTGGTGTTTTGAAGTGATAAACTTCCTTCGAGATTAATATTTTCCATTTCTTTGGCAGCATCTTCTGGTAGTTGTTCCTGTTGTTGGCATACTCTCAGATATACAGGCTTTCAAACCTGTCCTTGATGTTGATGAGGTGGACGACATTTTTGATGTACCCCTAGAGATGTTCCTCAAGGTCAGTGCTATCAGTATGTTTTCACATGCTAATTAATGGGCTATAGACAATCTTTATTTAGGTTTTTAGGCTATGGTACTTATGTAAGCCTGGGTTGCGTGTTTGTGATATTTGCAATTTACCACGAAAATGACCAGTCAACTGGAAAGAAGTGAACCACATGAATTACCATGCTGTGTGACGTATTGTGCTACAATAATATGTATACTGAAAAATACTTAGCGATAGTAGCTAACTATGATAGGTCTTACGCAGCAGTAGTGGCGCAAGAATTTTTTTTCTTGAAATCTTAGAATGCACTGAAAGCCGTTTTCCCTTGGATCCCTTTGCCAGGATGAGCGCAGGAGATCCGAGGAGCGAGAATGGATGGGGCAGGCGTTCACACTTCACCACTTTGATTATGAGAAAGGCGACAAGACGTATGTAATCTGGGGTCTGACTGCCGGCATCTTGATTCATGCGGCTTCAGTTGTATACCAGCGGCCACCAGACTTTGCGGAGCGAAGAGTACAATTCAACCTGCCGAAGTGCTCAAAGGAGCCTTCTCCAATGCCATGATCAGGATTAGGATGCATGCTCAGTTACGTACCTGATTCAGCCTACAGAAGACTACATACACCACAAATGGTATAGAATTTAAAAGGTTTCCAAATCATGTGCTGTTCTTCGATGCGCCACGTCCCCGCGATTTATGTGAAGCGCGACGCTCTGGTGGTTCAGCAACGACGATGATCATGGAGGCCGTGCCACATCAAGCAACGGATTACGGCGCATTTGATGGTGTGCAGCTTGCCACACACAGCGACTAAATATTGAACGTTCGACAAACATATTTCTTGACTATTCTTTGCATAATAGTCCAGTATAAGAACATTAAACATTCAGAAAATCGTTTGGTGATAGCCTGAGTACACTCCAATCATTGCTCCGCtgcttctgtactatggttgccccTTTGTTGCACGTTATTATTTCCCCTGTCTTTTGCTCACCAATCTGAAAATGGTGAGGCTAAGAGCACAATTTTTGCCTACTATTTTGTCACTGCAACAGAGATTCCCAAATTATTGTCTACTATTTTTGTCACTGCAACACAGTCTACACTGAAAACACCTTAAACCATAGATAAAATGGAATTCACCACCACCATTTTGCAGTTCCATGAGAAGTGGAATTGGCGATTAACTTCAGTTCAAACATTTCCGGGTGTCAACGGAACTGCACTACATTAGAATTGTTATCTGAAAATGAAGTCCAACTTCCGTTTGGTTAATGCTTTGGGGTTACAGCGTCGCACCGATTACCAACTGTGTTTCTGCGTTGTAGTCGAGGCCAAGAAATTGTAGACTCGGCCTCCATTGTCAAATTACAAACTGAATATACAGTACAAAGACAAATACACTACAAAGGTTTATACGACTGCAATCTGTATGATCCAGCACCAGTGTGCACTGTCTCCAGTGTTCAGAGTTCCCATCAGCTATCAAATATCCTCGGGGTTTATGTTCTCTTCTATGACCTCGATGCAAGATCCAACTGACCTCCCAGAAGACATTGCCTCCTTAAGCTTCGATCTAGCCTTTTCATGGCGGCGCAGGATCAGAACGATGTTTAGCACAGCCCACCTCACCTGTGAATCAGCTTTGTTCTGGGTAAAACCCAGGCTCTTGAACAGTCCATCCAACTGTTAATGGAAGAAACACGAAAGCACAGAGCAGATAATTAGAGGATTGGGTTACATATGTTTGTCAACTTAGAACGTAAGTAAACTAATGCCGAAAAACCTTGTTAACGTCATCTAGTCCTCCTTCGGCGTATCCGTACAGAAGATATTCAGTTGCTACTCCGGCCAGTGCAATACATGAGAACTTGTTCAGCATCTGCCATTAGATCCAACTTATTGCCAGGTCAATCACAAATCTGAATCGCTATCAGAAGACAACAATCATGTAATACCTTATGACTTTGTACATATCTAATCACTGAAAAAGCAGTAGTTCATGGGTTCGCAATAATTGTGCCCATCCCAGAATATGCTAATTATGTGTTAAAATGGTAGTCGCTTTAGGTCGAATTAAACCAAGTAGAGAGCTTTGGAATGGGGATTACTAGTTGCCTAGTGTGTGTTTTTACATCAATAAAGCTTTTCCATATTTGAAATGACCCAACACTATTTTGATCATCTTTAAATTTTAACTTCGGTGAAAGCACATAATCAGTGTATCCATTGTGGCAGCTGTGAGTTCTGATGCCAATATATAGTTGGAAGCAGACCTCTATTTTTTGCCAGGATTTGGAAgtagaccttgaagaacagcgatAACATCTTACATCATTTTTACGTGCTTTGCAAACAATAATAATTTAGAGACTCTCACCTTCGCAGACAGTTTGCCTGTATTGATCTGAAAATGAAAATAACAATTAGGCACATATAACTAACTTCTTTGTAGGAAAATATATAGAACAACAGCTTAACAACAGAAAATGTAAAGCAGAGTAGCAGGTGTTCCATACTGGCTTTCTGTAGCAGACAATCGTTTTTTATATTAGCAAAGTAGTTGGTGGTTAACAATAAACATTTCATCTACAATGCTCGTCCATTTGCCCATGTTCAGTCGAATTGTATGTATCATGAAATTGCAAAAGAAGAGCATCTCACTCTGTACTGAGATATAAACATTATGTTTTACATTACAAAAGAATGGAGAaagatactccctcctttccataaTTCTTGTCATGGTTTTAGTACAACattatggaacgaagggagtacaagatTTGGGGGCTGCAGATATTATGAATAATTGATCTCTGTTTTTTACCCTTCACTAATCTGACTACTGCTTAAAGAGCAAATAGTGTTAACAGATTCTTTTATTGCACAGAATTAGATTTGACTAATTAGTAGAACAGAAGAGTTGTACTGCTTGGTCACAGTGACAGTAACACTAGGGCCACAGATTATTTCATGAATATAAAATTTATTACTAAATTCAATAGTTTAGAAGGTGTGCCATGAACACTCAACACTGACAGGGAGATAAGTGCATCTAGTAGAATAAAGGAGCAAACAATGCTAGGCAGGTATTGTGTGTGTCAATTAAGAATAATAGCACTTCAAAGATTATCACAATATTAAGAATAATAGCACTTCAAAGATTATCACAATATTAAGAATTGAGTTAGAAAACTAACCTCTTCAACAAACTCAAAGTCCACAAAAGCTGTCCCAGCTTGCACGTTCAGTGATCCTTGTTTCATAAGTGTATCTAAACATGTGATAGTATATTCCTTCGGAAGCACTCCAAGCAAGTATGCTATCAAGAAGTGACCAGCTTCATGCTTCACATATTCCATATGTAGGATATTAATTGTTTAGATTATGTATGCTAAACCACACTTGAAAAAGTATACAAACAGTTTGCTTGTAATGTCCAAGAATGGCATATTATTGAAAGTTTGTTCAAGAAATTGTTCGAGAATGGAATATTATTGAAATTGAGGTTTGTATACCTCAATAACTCTGTTGTGGTACTTCTCGCTGAGACTGTGAGCAATTGTGTCAAGAACCAAGTTTCTCGCCCCTCCATTGTAATATATCTAGAAAGCTGTAGCCATGTAAGTTCAAGCAACAGATGGCTGACTCAAGTGATTATACCATTTCTGTGGGGAAATTTATAATTACTAATGTTCTACATTACTTTATATGGATTTTTCTCCAAGTGATCCTAAGAATCAGTTAAATGGCTGCAAGTACATATAAACTTTGCTGAATCAACCACACTTCCAAGAAACATACTAGGAAGCTATGATGTTGGATGTTTATGCATGCAAACTAATAGGACTGCTTAGTTCGAAATTGAATAAAACTCAAGCTAATTGGCAccaaagaagcacacaacaagatGAACAGATCGGTTCTGCAGAGAGTATCTATTCACTACCTTTGATAATTGAGTTTTCCTCTTAAGAGATGAAAAATCAAAGATTGTTGCTAAAAACTGCAACAAGGTAGCCACAAAGCACCCATGGCCCAAGCATATGCTTTGAAATAACAACACCACGCGAATAGTAACAGTTCAACAGCCAGTCACCAAGAAGACATGTAACAGATGATACACAAGGCCGAGTAGTCAATTAAATAGTTAGCAACAAGATATGTAACAGATGATCTACAAGGATGAGTAGTCAAGTAAATAGTAACTCACCAAATCAACAGACCACACGAATAGCAGGCCTACAAAGGTAAGCAGAGCTTGGAGTTGAGACAGCTCAAACGCAAATGAaacagaaagccctccaagaagcGCGGCAATTTGGAGATTTCTCTCAATTGATCCCAAAGTCTGATCCACAGGAGATAGGAAAGAAGAAGTATCGATCCCATTTAGCTTAAGCTCATCTAGTTTATAAAGCCTTTGAGGTACCTAATAGAGATTTTGGTATAAAACAGCAGAGTTAGTATGCTACATAACATTCTCAAAAAAAGGATAAAGGTAAAGCTTCACTTTCCTCCTTATCGAAATGTAGCACATTCTAACAGATAGAAATGACGCGGCACAAAGAAGAAATGTTGAAGTGTTTGCTTGTCAAATATGTGCACTGGCACTAAACATCAACAATAGTTTTTCCATGTAATTGTTTTGAATATAACCTTCAACATAGAAATACTTGCAGTTGCTGGCCATGCAATGGTGGAGAATATTTCAAGCATTATTTTGGATAAATGATAGCATGAAAATCAACTCATTGTACATTCGTGCAGATTATTCACATTGGTTTATCAACAGTAAAACAACTGTAACTTTTAACAAAGTTGCTTCGTTTGCTAGTCAATACTAGCAAAGTTACATTGTCGTCAATCAAATTAATTTAAAAGTTGCATTGTTTGCTAGCCAA
Protein-coding regions in this window:
- the LOC123164019 gene encoding uncharacterized protein produces the protein MQKKPALEPLVITLPHKSVGFRVCGPARLRVEEMILGGSTCCCFTQLHPAAAARLRLPPARAANTSSEPTAARLRAVLEQVDDELRKGNDEAALSLVRGSQGEGGGLRCFGAARQVPQRLYKLDELKLNGIDTSSFLSPVDQTLGSIERNLQIAALLGGLSVSFAFELSQLQALLTFVGLLFVWSVDLIYYNGGARNLVLDTIAHSLSEKYHNRVIEHEAGHFLIAYLLGVLPKEYTITCLDTLMKQGSLNVQAGTAFVDFEFVEEINTGKLSAKMLNKFSCIALAGVATEYLLYGYAEGGLDDVNKLDGLFKSLGFTQNKADSQVRWAVLNIVLILRRHEKARSKLKEAMSSGRSVGSCIEVIEENINPEDI
- the LOC123164018 gene encoding nudix hydrolase 15, mitochondrial, producing the protein MEKVSDTGDPSTAATPAAANLFQPRRAAVLVCLFHDAAGELRVLLTKRASSLSTHSGEVALPGGKAEEGDADDAATALREAKEEIGLDPTLVTVVSSLEHFLSKHLLVVVPVVGILSDIQAFKPVLDVDEVDDIFDVPLEMFLKDERRRSEEREWMGQAFTLHHFDYEKGDKTYVIWGLTAGILIHAASVVYQRPPDFAERRVQFNLPKCSKEPSPMP